The following nucleotide sequence is from Myxococcus stipitatus.
CACCACGGAGACGGGGAGCGGCGCGACCCGCCACCCCGGCGCCAGGTGTCGCAGGCGGCCTCGCGCGATCTCCTCTCGGAACACCCAGGCCGAGCCCACGCAGACGCCCAGGCCCTTCACCGCCGCGCTGCGCACGGCATAGAGGCTGTCCGTGCTCAGCCGGGGCTGGAAGACGATTCGGCGGACCTCTCCGGTGGCCTCGTGGGTGAGCGACAGCTCGTTGCGGTAGAACGTGCGCAGCGCCAGCCAGGGCAGGCGCGCGAGCTCATCCGGATGGGTGGGCGTGGGGTGGCCCGCCAAGAGCGACGGCGCGGCGACGACGAGGCGCGGCACCTCCGCCACCCGCACCGCGACCACGCTGGGGTCGTGCACCACGCCGACCTGGATGGCGCAGTCGATGCCATCCGCGATGAAGTCCACCTGCCGGTCGTGCAACAGCCACTCGACGGACACGCGCGCGTGGCGGTTCAGGTACTCCGTCAAGGGCTCCACCAGGAGCTGCTGGCCGAATGCATGGGGAACGACGACCCGCAGCGTGCCCTCGGGGTCGTCGCTCGCGCCCCGCAGGTCGGCCTCCAACAGCTCCCAGCTCGCCACCAGCTCCTTCGCGCGCTCGTAGCAGCGCGCGCCATCCTCGGTGAGCTTCATCGCGTGCGTGGAACGCTGGAGTAGCCGCAGCCCCAGCGAGCGCTCCAGCGCCTGGAGCCGGCGGCTCACGGTCGGCTGCGTGGTCCCGAGTTGCGCGGCGGCGGAGGACAGGCTCCCCGCGTCGACGATGCGCAGGAAGGTCTGCATCAGCTCGAGCCGGTCCGACGTGTTCGGCGTGGCGCGGGGCGGGCGGGGGGCCGCACGCTTCCGCGAGGGCTTGGAGGACCGTGGCATACGCGGAACGTATAACCGCTGTGCGGCGCGTGCCACTACAGCCCACCGGCCCTCGGGAGCACATTCACCCCCGTCTCGAACACCAGGGGTGAACACCATGTCCTTCATTCGTGCCATACATGGAACCGCCGGCGCCGGCGCCATGCCCACCACGGCGGCCTCCGTCCCCGCCGCGTCCTCCCTTCCCGGGGGCGACGCTCGGATGTCGCGGGGCCTGCGGCTGTTGCTGGCCGCGAGCGCTGGAGTCCCGGTGGCCGCGCTCTACTACAGCCAGCCGATGCTGGGGGTGATGGGCGCGACCCTCGGCGCGTCGGAGACGGCGGTGGGGCTGCTGCCCACGCTCACCCTGCTGGGGTACGCGCTGGGCATCCTGCTGCTCACGCCGTTGGGGGACCGGTTCGACCGGCGCCGCATCATCCTGCTCAAGGTGGCCTTGCTGTCCGTGGCGTTGTTGCTGGGCGGGCTCTCGCCGGGCCTCGGCCTGCTGTTGGCGGTGAGCTTCGCCGTGGGCCTGACGGCGACGGTGGCGCAGGACATCGTGCCGGCCGCGGCGACGCTGGCGCCGGAGCGTGAGCGGGGCGGGGTGGTCGGCACGGTGATGACGGGCCTGCTGCTCGGCATCCTCCTGTCCCGGGTGGTCAGCGGGGTGGTGTCGGAGCACTTCGGCTGGCGGGCCATGTACCTGATGGCGGCGGGCAGCGTGGCCCTGGTGGGGCTCGCCGTATGGCGGGGGCTGCCCCGCTTCCGCCCCACCAGCACGCTCTCCTATGGCGCCTTGCTGGCGTCGCTCGCCGGCCTGTGGCGCGAGCACGGAGCGCTGCGCCGGGCGGCGCTGGCCCAGGGGCTGCTCTCGGTCGGGTTCAGCGCCTTCTGGTCCACGCTCGCGGTGATGCTGCACGCCGCGCCCTTCCACCTGGGGAGCGCGGCGGCGGGGGCCTTCGGCCTGGCCGGCGCGGCGGGAGCGCTGGGCGCGCCCGTGGCGGGGCGGGTGGCGGACCGCTTCGGCCCCTCGGTCGTCACCCGTCTGGGCGCGGGCCTCGCGGTCGTCTCGTTCGCCGCGATGTTCGCGTCACCCGGGTTGGAGCCGCGCGCCCAGCTGTGGCTCCTCGGCGCCAGCGCGATTGGCTTCGACCTGGGCGTCCAGGTCACGCTCGTGGCGCATCAGACGCTCGTCTTCGGCATCGACCCTGGCGCGCGCAGCCGGCTCAACGCGGTGCTGTTCGTCGTCATGTTCAGCGGCATGGCCGTCGGCGCGGCGAGCGGCAGCTTCGTGCTGGCCCGGTGGGGGTGGATGGCGGTGACGGCCCTGGCGACGACGTCCTCCCTGATGGCGCTGGCGGTGCGCATGCTGCCGGCGCGCCAGCGCTAGCCCCACGCGCTCGCGTCAGGGCGCGGGTGGGCGGCGCTCCGTATTCGCGAGCGACTGGAGGGGTTGCACGAGCGACCGGGCCCCGTGGAGCAACACGGGGAGGACGACGGAAGGGTGGAGGACCGTGCCCAGTCCTCCCTGGAGATGGAGGGCCCGGTTGAACTGGCGATGGACGCCCGCGTCGGTGGAGGTCCGTTCCATCATGCGTCGCAGGTACCAGTGCAGCGCGCCCAGGCCGGGGGCCCGCCTCCCCTGGGCCTGCGGGTACACGAGGTCCATGCTGCTGCTCATGAACCAGGGCCAGCGGATGACGTCGGGCAGCCGTCGACGGAAGCGCTGGGCGAGGCCCGTGAGGTCACCGGCGTGGGCGTGCTCGCGCAGGCACGTGTCCAGCAACTCCGCGCCTTGCGCCGCCACCGTCATCCCCTGTCCGAAGACGGGGTTGAAGGCACAGACGGCGTCTCCCAGGACGGCCAGCCCCTCCGGGAAGCGGGGCAGCCGTTCGTAGTGCCGCCAGCGGCTCTCTTTCACCTTGTGCGTGGCGAGCGGGCCCAGGGCCCTGGCCTCTCGCAGGGCGTCGTACAGGTCCGGCCGCCCCAGCGTCCTGGCGAACTCGAGGAACCCTTCAGGCTCGTTGGGGGCGTGGTCCCCGAAGTAGCCATTGAGGGTGACGAGCCACCGGCCGCCCTCCACGCTGGAGATGAAGCCCGTGCGCCAGGTCGTGGGAGGGCAGGGGTACAACATGAGCGCCTTCCACTCGCGCTGGAAGTGGGGTGGGGGCTCGAAGAGGCCCGAGGTGTAGGCGAGGTCGACGAGGATGTGCTCCTCCTCCGGGCGGCCGTACCCGAGCGCCTCGAGCCACTGTG
It contains:
- a CDS encoding LysR family transcriptional regulator, whose translation is MPRSSKPSRKRAAPRPPRATPNTSDRLELMQTFLRIVDAGSLSSAAAQLGTTQPTVSRRLQALERSLGLRLLQRSTHAMKLTEDGARCYERAKELVASWELLEADLRGASDDPEGTLRVVVPHAFGQQLLVEPLTEYLNRHARVSVEWLLHDRQVDFIADGIDCAIQVGVVHDPSVVAVRVAEVPRLVVAAPSLLAGHPTPTHPDELARLPWLALRTFYRNELSLTHEATGEVRRIVFQPRLSTDSLYAVRSAAVKGLGVCVGSAWVFREEIARGRLRHLAPGWRVAPLPVSVVYPSARFHPARLRKFVALMRETIPAALSVVTQPD
- a CDS encoding MFS transporter, producing the protein MSFIRAIHGTAGAGAMPTTAASVPAASSLPGGDARMSRGLRLLLAASAGVPVAALYYSQPMLGVMGATLGASETAVGLLPTLTLLGYALGILLLTPLGDRFDRRRIILLKVALLSVALLLGGLSPGLGLLLAVSFAVGLTATVAQDIVPAAATLAPERERGGVVGTVMTGLLLGILLSRVVSGVVSEHFGWRAMYLMAAGSVALVGLAVWRGLPRFRPTSTLSYGALLASLAGLWREHGALRRAALAQGLLSVGFSAFWSTLAVMLHAAPFHLGSAAAGAFGLAGAAGALGAPVAGRVADRFGPSVVTRLGAGLAVVSFAAMFASPGLEPRAQLWLLGASAIGFDLGVQVTLVAHQTLVFGIDPGARSRLNAVLFVVMFSGMAVGAASGSFVLARWGWMAVTALATTSSLMALAVRMLPARQR
- a CDS encoding FAD-dependent oxidoreductase produces the protein MSMVGRGFGGVVVIGGSMAGLLAARVLSEHFEKVVLVERDVRPEGPVARKGVPQGVHLHVMLDTGRRVLDRWFPGLLEQLRGQGAEFIDSSRDVAWHHFGVWKLRYTSGVPLLLCTRTLLEWSVLRQVRARPNIEFREGWSVDGLLTDSGQRRVTGVRVKGPQGEQTWETDLVVDASGRGSRLPQWLEALGYGRPEEEHILVDLAYTSGLFEPPPHFQREWKALMLYPCPPTTWRTGFISSVEGGRWLVTLNGYFGDHAPNEPEGFLEFARTLGRPDLYDALREARALGPLATHKVKESRWRHYERLPRFPEGLAVLGDAVCAFNPVFGQGMTVAAQGAELLDTCLREHAHAGDLTGLAQRFRRRLPDVIRWPWFMSSSMDLVYPQAQGRRAPGLGALHWYLRRMMERTSTDAGVHRQFNRALHLQGGLGTVLHPSVVLPVLLHGARSLVQPLQSLANTERRPPAP